Genomic DNA from Theobroma cacao cultivar B97-61/B2 chromosome 3, Criollo_cocoa_genome_V2, whole genome shotgun sequence:
AACCTTTTTACTTCAGTACCTATTTTTGTACTTACGTCATTATCCTAATTTGGTGCAACGTTTAATTCATACTCTGCTTATAAATATAACTTTTCTACTTCAGTACCCACCTCATTCTCGTGGGTTAGGCTCAAGTTAATTTTTGTACCCACCTCATTCTTCGAGTATACACATGGATTAGGCTCAAGTTAATTTTTGTACCCACCTCATTCTCCTAATTTAATGCATCATTCACTTCATTCTTTGCTTATAAATATAGCCTTTCTACTTCAGTACCCATCTCATTCTCCTGATTTGATGCAACGTTCACTTCATCCTCTACTTATAAATACAGCCTTCCTACTTCAGTTACAACATACGTGAAGCAAAACTTCTCTACATACTATTTCTCTGTTTTCATTCCTTTTGTGCtaggttttatttttcaaaaaaatttttctatcCTTTTGAATCCTGAAAGATAACCATTACAAATTTTTTGCATTAAGTACAATAATATGACGCCTTAGACTTTCTTGAAATTTTCTGTACTTAATTGCATCACCGACATGTTTAATCTATACTGGGTAAAGAATGTGCAATTTAAGAAGAAGTATACTTCTAAAATTATACCAAtgaactttcaaaaaaaaaattatactaatGGCTGGAAATTCAGCACTTGGATTTAAGAACTGGAAAATTCAAAGAGCAAGCAATTAGTTGTTTCTGTTCAATAATCACAGGGTATATCTAGTGGATTTCTCTCACTATCTCTTCAGGTCCAATGGGGCAAGATCTGACACATTGTTCTTGTTTCCCACCTTGTAGGTGTGAGGATGCTTCCCTTGCCTGTTTCAAAGATGTAGTATTAGATGCTATGCGTATCGGAAAGAGAGACGAGAGTATCAATTTCTCCTACAGCCCTACTCAGAATATGCCTAGATGTAGTAATATTGCTGACCATAAAATCTTGACAGGCATGAGGAACATCATCTAATAATTGAAGAGAACCTAGAAGAAACATGGAAATGAAAAGCTCATGGCCATGCATTGATGCTTCAATATTTTGCAAGAGCCTGCCAAAGGATTCCAAACTAATCTCCATTTGTTTGAAACTAAGGATCAGtcaaaacaaagtgaaaagaTGAGAATAATTATTAAACTATTGTCAAAGGTGGTTGCTTAAAGCATTGATGTGATTTGAAGAATTTAATCTTGCTTTGTTCCCACTTATTCCGGAGTCCATCTATTTAAAGCTATTGATGTCTGCCTCACTAGTGCCATTAAGAAAATTGTTCACAAACAGAGTGAGGTAGCTCCAACCTTGCCTTGGCTCTTTGACTGCTGGATCTAATGGCAGAGTTGAAGAGCTGTGCTGAATGGAAACCTTTTATTGCAATGATAgcaattgattttttgtttgctGTGGTGAATATTCTTCTTAAGAAAGTCCTTGATGAAGGGATGAACCATTTGGTCCTCATAACATTCCGGCTGTCAATTTCTACAATCTTCTTGGCCCCTATTGGCTACTTCTGGGAAAGGTAGGAGCTCCGCAGTCTCCATTCctattactttttcttttaaatgttTGACAAAATTCTCTTCCTTTGGAGTTTGGCGGTGAGCTAAATTCCGATTTCTTGAGTGTGTTTAGCTCTAGCCTTCCCCTGTCAGGTGTTTCTGCAGCTGCTTAGGACTAAAATGCTCATTTATTTGCGAGCAACTTAGATGGCTGTACATGGTCAAGTCGCTCTCCAAAGTATTTCTTTGTAATTTAAACACAACCTGACCCAAGATTGCTTGCAGGAACAGCAGACCAAAGCTCACACCACGCATTTTATGTTACCTCTTCTGCAGCGCTATCGTCGGGTTAGTTTATATTGAACTAGATTCATGAATTTCCTTCTAGCTAGCCTTATTGTTAATAATACAACAGGCACACCTAAATTGTAATTCCTTGTAGGGCCTCGCTAACGCAGTACTTCTTTCTCCTTGGAATTCAATACACATCTGCTACATTTGCATGCGCCTTTGTCAACATGGTGCCGGTGCTCACATTTATAATGGCACTACCATTCCGGTATGGATGCAAATTAGCTGTTATATTATAATACTAAGTTCTTCTGCAAAACTAGCAATCAATCCCTGCATGGTTATTTCACGCTTCCTGGTGTCGCTTATTTATACTGCAGGATAGAAACAGTGAACCTCAAAAGCAACGGTGGGAGAGCCAAAATACTCGGTTCAGTGATTTGTGTTGGAGGTGCCCTGCTATTAACCCTTTATAAAGGAATGCCTTTATTCAAACACCCACGCTCACAGGCCCTGGCTCCAACCATGGCAAATGCAATCAAGCTGAGCTCTTCTAGAAGGGCAGAGAGGTGGACCATTGGTTGCCTAGCTTTGATAGTAGGAACCATGTTGTGGTCTTCATGGTTTATCATTCAATCACATGTAGGCAAAAGATACCCCTGCCAATACTCCAGCACTGCAATCATGTCTTTCTTTGGTGCAATTCAGTCAGCTCTCTTAAGCTTGTCTACAAGCAGGGACCTTTCCATATGGGTTCTGAGGGGAAAAGTGGAAATCATAACTGTCCTCTATTCTGTAAGTGCGCTCTTCTTACAAgcagaagaaaattttatctAGGTTGTGATATTGTCACAAATAGCTTTTTTAGTGTAACTGTCAAAGTAGTAATATCAATCCCactaaaaaagataaaatccaGGAAGGTAATAATTGTGTGAGTTTTAACCGATCCACAGGCTCTGGGTTGAGTAGGGAAGGCTGGACTAGGTTTATGCTGCCTTGTAGGCTAGGCTAGCAATAGAAATCACTTTTCCTTGTACCTTAGAAGCAAGAAACATCTTTTTCCATGTTGCTATCCAACTAAAAAAGATGAGAGGTGCATAGATTCAAACTTCAATTCTACGTATCTTTTTGTAATATGTATTGCATTTCCTGGTTTCAAAAATAAGTAATCATGTGGACTCTCTCCACATAAATCATCCAAGTAGATTCCATAAACCAAAATGGGAAACACTGCAGACAGCACCAATGTTTTCCATTCCCTGAATTAACAATCCAAGTGGATTCCATAAGCCAAAATGGAGAACACTGCAGACAGCATTAGTACTTTCCATTCCCTGAATTAGTAATTCAGTAAATGACAGATAAAAGATGTCTTTGGTTCTTGGAGTGCCACTCCCGAGTCAAGACTTCTATGGCTTTAAATAGCTTATTGGAAACTTTTGCATTAAGGTCATGATATTGGCTGCCAAACAACTCAGTACCAAATATGCTCAAATCAGTCTATTGCTATACAATACTCGATCCCTTACTCCTGAGATTCATCCTTGATTAACATGCCATTGTTCTGTAAATGCAGGGAATGATAGGATCAGGCTTGTGCTATGTGGGCATGGCGTGGTGTGTCAAGAAGAGGGGTCCTGTCTTCACAGCAGCATTTAGTCCTCTTGTTCAGATAATGGCAGCCATGTTTGATATCCCCATCCTTCACGAACAACTCAATCTTGGAAGGTTAATTATTCTAACTAATTAATATATCTGCTTAATTATATACAAGGCTGATAAATACTCATTGCTAATTTCGTCCCTGGCACTCTAACGAACAGTTTGTTGGGTTCGATAGTTGTCATTATTGGACTGTACATTCTTCTTTGGGGCAAGAACAAAGAAGTGCAGAATTATGCATCAAAAATTGCTCAAGAAGCCAAAGAGATCAGGGAGCAAGAGACTCAGTTACAAGTAATCACAGTTTCTTGTGATTTAAGTTGTCCTGAGGCCAAGTAGCATTTTGCTGCCTACCCTCCACTCCATTCATGTAATATTCAATAACCTATTAATAAATACCACCGAATATGTTTCGACTTCTCTTCAATTGCACCACAAGTCTGCTTTACCATTTTAGTGATGGATGCATCATTGGTCGCAGGATTGAGAGTTTTGATATGCAACAAAgtttatcaattaaaattggggaagaaaattcaacattGTAAGTGGAAATTAAACCTGTCACTGTCACCCATATTTCTACTTGCATATATGGAGGGAATAaggagaaattttttttaaaagaggATTCCTTTCCTAAAAATTAGCTTCTCTGAAAAATTATTCCACTCCATCTTAAAACTTAGCTCCTTAGGACAATCACTTAACTCAATCCATCTCTTTTAAATTCAATGCGGCAGCATAGACTAACCTATACCATCTGAAGAATGAGGTCTATGATACAACAATTTCATAAAGCAACATAAAAGTGTGATCTCACTAGTCTGTATGTGCTTACATCATATTGCTGTTTCACATGGCAAATCCGTGCTTTTGTACTTTATAGCAATCTTGCTCCTGAATACTTCAGATGCaacttttcatcaaatataatcTTCAACACTACAGCAATGCCTTTTTAATCAGTTTAAGACTGATACATGTTGAATTAAGGTATCCATGATGGTAACTTTTCCTTCAAGGCCTACACATGATTGTAAGATGCAGCAATATTTCCCCTTAAACAAAATTCATTACCTTAACTTTGAAATGCACTGTACACTCTGTCCAAAACATAGTTCTTCGATCTCAACTGAATCCAGATTGCACGGTAGGATTTCATAGACCTTGGGAAACCATGTTATGACTTAGAATAGGGTAAATATGAAGCAATATCTGATATTGAGCCGCAATGTCCACAATGTCAGTTTGAAGGTCTTATAAAAAACAAGTGATAGACCATTACAATTACAAGAGGCATCCGGATTAAGAGAATTCAGAATAAGTCAGCTTCTAGCAATTCAAGACTCAAGAGGATGATAGCAAACTTTAAGGTTAAACACTTGATTATTATTTGTATGGTTGACACACTAGACTATGGCAAACAATCATGCAGAAACAACAAACCGTATATATCCATATCGGAGACAAAAACAGGGAAAAAAACATAGTTCTGCCACGGGAATGCTCGGATTCCCTTAGTTTTTACCTTTTACATGCTGTCAGGCAAACATAACCTAGGATAGTAAAGCAATAcaaagatttattttatgcaagTTTATTGACTTAGACAAGACTTCTCTTCAGCACTTCTGCACCGTGTTATAGCTGCAATTTCTTGTTCATCGGCTtaatcggaattttcactttttaaggaacccttttcttttttctttcccctGATCCTTCGGGCAATATCTGCTGGCTTCTGGCCCTCACGTTCCATAACATCAGAGACGTCCAAATGGACGCCTGGATCGTTGGTGTTGTAGCTGCTGCCCAGCATGATTGAGTTGTTTACAGCTTGGAAATTGCTGTTCACGTAGGTACTCAATGCATCAGGCTCGCCAAGTGAAATTCCTTGGGGACTGGATTTGTCATCCAACTCACTTCGCATCGTGGCTCCAGAATTGTTTCCTGCAAGTGTGATAATACTCGCGCCATGCTCTTGATCATCTTCATGTTGGCTTGATCCGGGTTTATGAATACCAGATATGCGGTGAGTTATGGCAGAGACCATGTCTTTGAGTTCTTTGTCCAGATATCTATTTTTGTCACCTTCACCAGTGGACTGGCGATCAGGCTTGCTTGTTTCAAGAggcattttttcttttcaaagaaCAAGGTTGGGTTGGGAAGGAAGAAGTTGGCTGTGAAGGGCATATATGATTTTGGGTTGGAGCTCAAACGGAAAACATTTAGATATAAGAGTAGCTGCAGGGCCAAAACTGCTTGATGGAATAAAGAAGTGCCTTACATGGCAATTCaaggattttaatttattcccCTCTTAAAAGGAGGGGGATTACTTGACAATTGGTTAACCTCCTATAGATTATACTTTTGTCACACTTACgctctttgatttttcattcAAGAGATTGCAGGGAAAGAATCATTCTGGTACACAGATTGTCTAAGCTGTCATTCCAGCCTTTCCACTTTAGCTATGGTACTGCTTATACCAGGAGACTTGAGCTTTGGATTCAGGTTATATTAATAACTCTAATAGCCCCATGGAAGTTGAATCTTTTGAACTTTGATAGATGATAAATGTTTATTAATCCTGAccatcaattaaattttcagGTCAAACCTGAATAGCCCCATTGCCCTGTGGAAAAGAACCTCAGCAAACACTTGAACCAATCATTGACAACAAAAAATAGGCTACGTCGACTGTTAACACAGGATAGATACAATAAAATAAGCatctttctctatttttttcgCAGATCCCAACCAGAGAATGAAATGTTAAATTcttgcaaaatttttttgttgaaatttattatttgtgtCTAGCAAATTAACAGTTTCTGTTTGGGTCATGGCATCATTGACGGAAGAACAAGGCCTAGTGTTTGTTCTTTGGGTGGGCTTTTAATTCATCCATGGACATGTCGTAGGACCAGCTATTGCTGTCATCTTTAACACTTTCTGCATTTTTGTTTGCGATATATAGATAAGggtagaataaaataattattttataaaaataaaataattattttataaaaataaaataattattaattaatttaatatgataAATGAGATAACAATagttattatgatttattatagTATTTGGTTcgtaaaaaaagaatttgaaataagaaaaaaataaaagataaaaagataaaaatattttttattatttatattattatttaattttttattttttaaatattaatattttgtatataatttaatcattaatactataaaatattaatatattatttatattttaaatgttattattattattatttatttttatttaatttttaaatattaatattttataatttatttaaaatattaatattttgatagtttaaatattagtattttatttataatttaatcattgaaatttaaaaatattaatattttatttataaaattaactataattatgattaaaattttaatacttttaattaattttcaaactcaatattttttaatatataattgaaaacttaaactctttattataataagatttattttcatcaaaaaacaaaaatactctttatataatttagtaaaatttataccaaagataaaattaagtaatttttttcttttttagtcatttaattttatttttattaaaattttaataatttattatatattattttatattttcacttaaaaattttaacattaatatttttatttataattaaaatattaaaatattaatattttaattattttaatgtaaatcattaattttataagtttaggtttgtaatttttcaaagaaagtaaagacattttaattcaaaatgttttaaacTCTATTTTTATGGGCACGGAATAGTTaatactattaaaaaaaatgatattagctattccaaaatttaaactGATTTTTGTTGCTGCTGTCATTGAACAAGTGTCAGTCTGCTGCATCAATACCCTGGATTGATTCTATGTCTCGCAGGCCTCACGGTCCATCTTGTGGCCCTTCTGAAATTAGATATGGTCAGTTCTAAAAGCCTGAAATAATTTCAAACTGGGCTGCTGCGCTCCTAAGATCAACAATCATTCGAAAACCAGTAGCAAGCCCAACTCCAGAATTATTAAACAACAAACAGTAACCCGAATGTCAACTAGAATCCTGAGAATCCTCGAGTATAACCCTAAACCTGCTGCTTATTGTTAGGtggttctttttcttcatttgttCAGTATTTCAACTACTATTTCTTTAATAGGGTGAGCAGTCTTCAATTATTCACAGTTAATATCCAATTCACGGGTCAACCAAGGTTGTTCCACCTTAATACAGATCTTATTGGCTGTCCCAGTGATGaatgataaaaagaaagaaatgcaACGAATCCCTGCCTCAGGACCTCAACATACCAATCACCAAACATGTAGGCTAACATTTATACCATACCCATTTGATACCCAGATGTGATGGGATGATAATTACCCTCAATTCCCTTGTGAACCAAACTTCATTGCCCTTACTAATAGGTTAGAATACTAGCATTTTCGCTGTCATTTTTTGATTTCCTGCCAAAAAAGCCACGCTTTGTTTCGACCCTCAAACCTTTTTGGAATCTTTTAGCCACTCATAAAATCCAGCGAATAAGCGTTGAAAGGTGAGTGAGTGACCCAAAATTGCCAAAAGGGCAAAAACCTTCACCTTCTATAACTATAGAGATATCAGAAACTAAAATTATTAGCTCAGTACATTAGGAAAAGGTTGAATGGATTTTTTATTAAGAGCGAAAAACCCAGATTGGAAAATGCATAtttaattgacaaaaaaaaaaaggaaaatgcatGCTTAAGAGTATGACGGAAGGGCGCGGGGCCAACAATACTGCGTGGCGTTGCGTTATTAAACAAAAGATCCTTCTTCTGTTGGTTTTAGCCAAATTCGTAATCAATTACACATCAAATTCTGAAAGGTGACTGTCaaattctattctattctattgtattttactttatttttatttttctctctcccccCACTTTCTTCTATTGTTTCTCGTCCCACTTCTTTCTTATTGGTGCTGTTGCTTCTTCAACTTTCAACCGTCAACAAACTCCATAGTGATTTTAAGGAACAAACATTCTTCAGGTAGACGTTCCTcaccttttttgttttacagAAATTTCAACGCCTATCGTTTGTATTCTTTTTAATGTCCCTGCACACAAAAATTTCAGTTGGTCCGAGCTAATTTCAAGGCTGAAATTAAGTTCTCCATCTTGTTAGTGGGTTATCTGTGATGggttgtttttggttttatagTATTTTATTTGATCGTTCCTTTAGAATCAAAGAAATGAAAGTGTCTGTTGCATTCTGTTTCAAGAACAATTTGAGGGGTTTAAGTTTGGCGTTTTGCAATTTTACTTGTTATAATTAAGTAATCTCTAGGGTTTTGATTGACTGGCAGTCTTGAAGAGTGCTTTCTTTTGGGGGAATCGACAGTGAGAGTGCTGGGGAATTTCACgagaattaaatattttaaaaccaaaagggATTGTGGTAAACGCTGTAAATAACAATCAGA
This window encodes:
- the LOC18605920 gene encoding uncharacterized protein LOC18605920, whose product is MPLETSKPDRQSTGEGDKNRYLDKELKDMVSAITHRISGIHKPGSSQHEDDQEHGASIITLAGNNSGATMRSELDDKSSPQGISLGEPDALSTYVNSNFQAVNNSIMLGSSYNTNDPGVHLDVSDVMEREGQKPADIARRIRGKKKEKGSLKSENSD
- the LOC18605919 gene encoding WAT1-related protein At3g30340, whose translation is MAELKSCAEWKPFIAMIAIDFLFAVVNILLKKVLDEGMNHLVLITFRLSISTIFLAPIGYFWERNSRPKLTPRILCYLFCSAIVGASLTQYFFLLGIQYTSATFACAFVNMVPVLTFIMALPFRIETVNLKSNGGRAKILGSVICVGGALLLTLYKGMPLFKHPRSQALAPTMANAIKLSSSRRAERWTIGCLALIVGTMLWSSWFIIQSHVGKRYPCQYSSTAIMSFFGAIQSALLSLSTSRDLSIWVLRGKVEIITVLYSGMIGSGLCYVGMAWCVKKRGPVFTAAFSPLVQIMAAMFDIPILHEQLNLGSLLGSIVVIIGLYILLWGKNKEVQNYASKIAQEAKEIREQETQLQVITVSCDLSCPEAK